One Actinomycetospora corticicola genomic window, GCACTGCGGCAGACCCAGCTCGCCTACGCCGAGGCCGCCAGGCACGCCGCCAACGCCGAGCACCACGCGGCGGTGGCCGAGCACAACGCCCGGCGGGCCGAGCAGAGCGCGGCCGAGGCCACCGAACTGGCCGAGACCCTGCAGCAGTCGCTGCTCCCGGCGGACGCCCCGCGCATCCCGGGCATGGAGGTCGCCGCCCGGTACCGGCCCGGCGGACGGGGCGCCGAGGTGCTCGGGGACTTCTACGACGTCTTTCCCGTGTCCGGGGGCTGGGGCGTCGTGATCGGCGACGTCTGCGGCAAGGGCGCGTGGGCGGCGCGCACCACGGCGCTCGCCCGGTCCACCGTGCGCGCGATGGGACACACCGAGGACAGCCCGGAGGCGGTGCTGCGGGCGCTGAACGAGGTGCTGCACGTCTGGTTCAGCGAGCGCCGCAGCTTCGTCACCGCCACGTACGCCACGCTCACCGCCCGGTCCGGGGAGGGGCTGGACGTGGTGGTGGTCAACGGCGGGCATCCGCCGTCGTTCGTGCTGCGGGCCGACGGCGAGGTCGTGCGGCTGCGGGAGGGCGGGCGGGCGCTGGGCATCCGTGCCGACGCCCGCGTCGCCCGTCAGGAGACCGCCCTGTTCCCGGGCGACAGCCTCGTCTTCTACACCGACGGCATCACCGAGTCGCGGGTGACCGGCGGCGAGCAGTTCGGGGAGGACGGTGTCGCGCGCACGCTGGCCGGCCTGCCGTCCGCGCCGGGCGCCGAGACCGTCGCCGACGCCCTCGCCAGCGCAGCCCTGGAGCACGCCGGTGGCGCCGTTCTCGACGACACGGCGGTCATCGTCGTGCGCAGCCCGGCGGGCTGACGCCCCGACCGTTCCCGGCGTCAGACTTCCGCCGGGCGCCCGCGACGAGGCCGACACCGCTTCGGGGCTTGCGCGCGGCGCCGTCGGTGAAGAGGGTCGGGGCCGTGAATCAGCACGTGACCAAGTTGGAACTCGACGACCTCGGCCTCGCCGCAGGTCTTCCCCGGCCCTCGGGGAACCAGGACCGCATCGAGGACGTGCCCTACCGCGCGGTCGAGTTCTGCGACGACGAACTGCCGGACGCCCTGGAGCGCTGTGCCGGCTGGCTGCGCGAGACGGAGAACTGGCTCGGCGAGGCCGTCGACGTCATCGCCATCCACCTCGACTACGACGACGCCCAGGGCTCGCCCTACTTCAAGGTCAAGGTCCTGTGCAACGAGGAGGACCTCGCAGGGGCGCCGCTCGCGGCGCGGGAGGACACGGTCCGGCGCACGGCGGGCTGATCCCCGGCCGGCTCACTCGTGGTCGGCGGCGAGCCCGTCGACCACGAGGCGCTGGGCGGTGTCGATGATGCCCTCGAGGGATCCCCGTTCCGGGTCCCACCACTCGGCCGTCCAGTTCAGGGCGCCGAGCACCACCATGAGCGCGACGCCCGGGTCGAGGTCGGGGTCGATCTCGCCCGCGGCCCGGGCGTCCGCGACCAGGCCCCGCCAGATCTCGATGTAGTCCCGCTCGGCCTGGCGGTGGCGCGCCCGCATGCTCTCCGGGAGCTGGGGGACGGTGCGGATCGCGGCGGCCGCGTGGTCGGAGTGCGTCAGCAGGGTGCTGAGGTGCGCCGCGACGGCGACGCGGAGCCGTTCCAGGGGGGAACCGTCCGCCGCGGCCAGCGCCTCCTCGACGAGGGCGCGGGCCTGCGCGAGCCCCACCGCGACGGCCTCCTCGATGAGCTCGTCGCGCGAGGAGAAGTAGTAGTAGATCGCCGGCGCCTGGACCTGCGCCACGGCGGCGACGTCCGAGAGCCGCGTGCCGGCGTACCCGCGGCGCACGAGCACGTGCGCCGCGGCGTCGACCACCCGACGACGGGTCCGGGCGGACTTGGCGCCCCGGCCGGAGGACACGCCGCCGTCGGTCGACGGGGCGGACGGCGGGACCACACGCCGGAGCCTAGTCAGTACGACGCGGGCAGCCCGAGCGAACGCTGGGAGACGAAGTTCAGCACCATCTCGCGGCTGACCGGCGCGGTCTTCAGCATGCGGGCCAGGAACCAGAGGTCGGCCAGCCCGTACTCGAGCGACATGCCGTTCCCGCCGTGGGTCTGCATCGCCTGGTCCAGGGTCCGCAGCGAGGAGTCGGCGGCGGCGAACTTCGCGATGTTGGAGGCCTCCGCCGCGTCCTCGCCGGCGTCGAAGAGGTCCGCCGCCCGCTGCGCCATGAGCCGCGCCTGGGCGACCGCGATGTAGCACTCGGCGAGCGGGTGGGCCACGCCCTGGTGGGCGCCGATCTTGACGCCCTTCCACACGGCGCGCTCGTTCGCGTAGGCCGTCGCCTTCTCCAGCGAGTACAGCGAGATGCCGTTGCTGATCGCCGCGGCGGTGATCCGCTCGGGGTTCAGCCCGGCGAAGACCTGCCGCAGCCCGTTCCCGTCGTCGCCGATGAGCGCCTCCGGTCCGAGCGGGACGTCGTCGAAGAACACGGTGAACTGCTGCTCGGGCTGCGTGAGCGCTGCCGGGATCGGCTGCCACGTCAGGCCGGGGGAGTCGGTGGGCACGACGAAGAGCGACAGGGGCTTGCGGTCACCCTTCGCGGGGGCGCTGCCGCTGCGGGCGACGACGAGGACGGCGTCGGCCTCGTCGATGCCTGACGTCCAGTACTTCGTGCCCGAGAGCCGCCAGCCCTCGCCGTCGGCGTGCGCGGTCGTCGTGACCTCGTGGC contains:
- a CDS encoding TetR family transcriptional regulator; the encoded protein is MVPPSAPSTDGGVSSGRGAKSARTRRRVVDAAAHVLVRRGYAGTRLSDVAAVAQVQAPAIYYYFSSRDELIEEAVAVGLAQARALVEEALAAADGSPLERLRVAVAAHLSTLLTHSDHAAAAIRTVPQLPESMRARHRQAERDYIEIWRGLVADARAAGEIDPDLDPGVALMVVLGALNWTAEWWDPERGSLEGIIDTAQRLVVDGLAADHE
- a CDS encoding SpoIIE family protein phosphatase gives rise to the protein MDSGTTPGHGRSGAIASTTRVEAVAATGLLDTEPEESFDRLTRLAAALLDAPMVFVTLVDERRSYWKSTTGLDAGPPEHRQNLVEESFCRFVVEADAEQVVTDTRADPRTRGMAAVGVLDIGAWVGLPIRSQDGEVLGTFCAMDTRAREWGAQDLDVLRTLAQAAGGEIALRVALRQTQLAYAEAARHAANAEHHAAVAEHNARRAEQSAAEATELAETLQQSLLPADAPRIPGMEVAARYRPGGRGAEVLGDFYDVFPVSGGWGVVIGDVCGKGAWAARTTALARSTVRAMGHTEDSPEAVLRALNEVLHVWFSERRSFVTATYATLTARSGEGLDVVVVNGGHPPSFVLRADGEVVRLREGGRALGIRADARVARQETALFPGDSLVFYTDGITESRVTGGEQFGEDGVARTLAGLPSAPGAETVADALASAALEHAGGAVLDDTAVIVVRSPAG
- a CDS encoding acyl-CoA dehydrogenase family protein; this encodes MNKSSIVPETAERAALRESVTALVGRYGHDYFVEKAHAHSEPSELWKELGAAGFLGVHLPEEYGGGGGTLGDLLVVVEAASAAGCPLLMTVISPAICGTILAHHGSHEMKQRWLIGIADGSLKMAFAITEPDAGSNSHEVTTTAHADGEGWRLSGTKYWTSGIDEADAVLVVARSGSAPAKGDRKPLSLFVVPTDSPGLTWQPIPAALTQPEQQFTVFFDDVPLGPEALIGDDGNGLRQVFAGLNPERITAAAISNGISLYSLEKATAYANERAVWKGVKIGAHQGVAHPLAECYIAVAQARLMAQRAADLFDAGEDAAEASNIAKFAAADSSLRTLDQAMQTHGGNGMSLEYGLADLWFLARMLKTAPVSREMVLNFVSQRSLGLPASY